In Nitrosophilus alvini, the following are encoded in one genomic region:
- a CDS encoding DUF2784 domain-containing protein encodes MEIYMLFRIAADILVILHFIFILFVLFGGFLVLRRRWIMYLHIPAVIWGALVEIKGWICPLTPWEQYFRQISGEEGYTGGFIEHYLLHIIYPAGITREIEILLGIFVIVLNLGIYSFVVVKSLHKNR; translated from the coding sequence ATGGAAATTTATATGTTATTTCGTATTGCTGCAGATATCCTTGTGATTTTACATTTTATATTTATTCTGTTTGTATTATTTGGAGGATTTCTTGTATTGAGGAGACGCTGGATTATGTATTTACACATTCCTGCGGTCATATGGGGAGCTTTGGTGGAGATAAAGGGGTGGATTTGTCCTCTAACTCCATGGGAACAATATTTTAGACAGATAAGCGGCGAAGAAGGGTATACAGGAGGATTTATAGAACATTATCTATTGCATATAATTTATCCTGCGGGTATTACCCGTGAAATTGAAATTTTATTGGGAATTTTTGTGATTGTATTAAATCTAGGCATATATAGTTTTGTAGTTGTCAAAAGTTTACATAAAAATAGATGA
- a CDS encoding EAL domain-containing protein — protein MQSPEKIKFRTLFATFSIIFLVVAIILFYVNHIFERKLHETIEAKDKILHKLFHQNLEHERDVYEKRLVRILNEPGVKEAFKERNREKLYKIVAPFYKQMAKENPYVKIMTFRLEDGSAFLRVHKPEMYGDKLNKKRKIIIDTNREKIKHYGFEVGKLKMTYRIVLPIFYQNEYLGLVEFGIEPASFIRKLTKIIDLKYALAIKKEMKSVMIEKKEFIDKDDFSLASSDPLFIKAFEKIDLHSKDDNNFVTYNDRHYFVENDLVLYDHKGNRAAVLLAAEDVTEEIESKRDLFYKFLFIFIFPLFILFIILNYSFDFFLKKIHNLIYTDELTGLKNRVAFRKDSQGNKNRALVLVDINAFKTINELYGVEAGNEILKQFGSLLESFAQKRDFSLYRISSDEFVFMKAFDKFDPNQCKYFIKELYETVRNHSFVLPELGIKTDIEITAGIVYGKKTSLEKALMALEKAREERREYLIYSSKIDTKKDTQKIIALKKDIKKALEENNIVVYYQPITDKNGKVIKYESLVRMIKNTDGKEEVIAPCEFLELSQKFNLYPQISKAVIDQSFRMFENRKEKVSINLSPNDIIDKEMQQYIIKKLDSFASPERIIFEITEDESIKDFEHVKSFIKKVRSFGAQIAIDDFGSGYSNYFHILELQPDYLKIDGSLIRNIHTSEESKIIVKTIAVFAKELNIKTVAEFIYDEEIFQYAKELGIDEFQGFYFGKPSPKLV, from the coding sequence ATGCAATCACCTGAAAAGATAAAGTTTCGTACTCTATTTGCTACTTTTTCTATTATTTTTCTAGTTGTTGCTATTATATTGTTTTATGTGAACCATATATTTGAAAGAAAACTGCATGAAACTATAGAAGCAAAAGATAAGATTCTTCATAAACTCTTTCATCAGAATCTGGAGCATGAGAGAGACGTTTATGAAAAAAGACTGGTTAGAATACTGAACGAGCCAGGAGTCAAAGAGGCTTTCAAAGAGAGAAACAGGGAAAAGCTTTACAAAATAGTTGCCCCCTTTTATAAGCAGATGGCAAAAGAGAATCCTTATGTAAAAATCATGACGTTCAGGCTTGAAGATGGATCAGCTTTTTTAAGAGTGCATAAACCGGAGATGTACGGAGATAAACTCAATAAAAAAAGAAAAATTATTATAGATACAAACAGAGAAAAAATAAAACATTACGGTTTTGAAGTTGGAAAACTTAAAATGACGTACAGAATCGTTTTGCCGATATTTTATCAAAATGAGTATCTTGGACTTGTAGAGTTTGGGATAGAGCCTGCAAGTTTTATAAGAAAACTTACAAAAATAATCGATCTGAAATATGCTCTTGCCATTAAAAAGGAGATGAAGTCCGTTATGATTGAAAAAAAAGAGTTTATTGATAAGGATGATTTCTCTTTGGCAAGCAGTGATCCACTTTTTATTAAGGCATTTGAAAAGATAGATTTGCACAGTAAGGATGATAATAATTTTGTTACATATAACGATAGACACTATTTTGTAGAAAACGATCTTGTGTTGTATGATCATAAAGGAAACAGGGCAGCAGTTTTACTGGCGGCTGAAGATGTTACTGAGGAGATAGAGAGTAAAAGAGATCTCTTTTACAAATTTTTGTTCATTTTCATTTTTCCACTCTTTATTCTTTTTATAATCCTAAACTACAGTTTTGATTTTTTTCTCAAAAAAATTCACAATCTTATTTATACAGACGAACTGACAGGGCTTAAAAACAGAGTAGCTTTTAGAAAAGATTCCCAAGGTAATAAAAACAGGGCATTGGTACTGGTAGACATCAATGCATTTAAAACGATAAACGAACTTTACGGCGTTGAAGCCGGCAATGAAATACTCAAGCAGTTTGGTTCGCTTCTGGAGTCTTTTGCACAAAAAAGAGATTTTTCACTCTATAGAATCTCTTCCGATGAATTTGTTTTTATGAAAGCTTTTGATAAATTTGATCCCAACCAGTGTAAATATTTTATAAAAGAGTTATACGAAACGGTTCGTAATCACTCATTTGTATTGCCGGAACTTGGTATTAAAACAGATATAGAGATAACGGCCGGAATTGTTTATGGCAAAAAGACATCGCTTGAGAAAGCTCTAATGGCTCTTGAAAAAGCCAGAGAAGAGAGGAGAGAATATCTAATTTATAGCAGTAAAATTGATACCAAAAAAGATACGCAGAAAATCATTGCGTTGAAAAAAGATATAAAAAAGGCTCTGGAAGAAAATAATATAGTGGTATATTATCAGCCGATTACCGATAAAAATGGAAAAGTTATAAAATATGAAAGTTTGGTAAGAATGATAAAAAACACTGATGGAAAAGAGGAGGTGATAGCTCCGTGTGAATTTTTGGAACTGTCGCAAAAATTTAATCTGTATCCACAGATTTCCAAAGCTGTTATCGATCAAAGTTTCAGAATGTTTGAAAACAGAAAGGAAAAAGTTTCAATCAACCTCTCTCCAAATGATATTATCGACAAAGAGATGCAGCAATACATCATAAAAAAACTTGACTCTTTTGCTTCTCCGGAAAGAATTATTTTTGAAATTACGGAAGATGAGAGTATAAAAGATTTTGAACATGTTAAATCATTTATAAAAAAAGTCCGTTCATTCGGAGCGCAAATTGCTATTGACGATTTTGGAAGTGGGTATTCGAACTATTTTCATATACTCGAGTTGCAACCGGACTATCTGAAAATAGACGGGTCTCTCATAAGAAATATACATACCAGTGAAGAGAGCAAAATTATAGTCAAAACTATTGCAGTTTTTGCAAAGGAATTAAACATCAAAACGGTTGCAGAATTTATATATGACGAAGAGATTTTTCAATATGCAAAAGAGCTCGGTATAGATGAGTTTCAAGGGTTTTATTTTGGCAAGCCTTCTCCTAAACTTGTATAA
- a CDS encoding multiheme c-type cytochrome, with amino-acid sequence MLKRIYTKLAVLFFGGMILSVSAYSNDPRIEEELKAPPPEIPLKYALGEEAYNKAMTSGKYYYKGNTKCRLCHRQFFIGRKKDKHDFAMKTLIETGYQDNPRCLVCHTTGYGVPNGFISTKETPRLANVQCEGCHGPGSLHIKIARKTKKGGGFLAGPENPAVLKKMCEACHTERWNRSYKKENFHEAYKKYRDPNPNKKKKDKNSRQ; translated from the coding sequence TTGTTAAAGAGAATATACACAAAACTGGCAGTACTGTTTTTTGGCGGAATGATACTATCTGTATCCGCATATTCAAATGATCCAAGAATCGAGGAAGAACTTAAAGCTCCGCCTCCGGAAATACCTCTTAAATATGCTTTAGGTGAAGAGGCTTACAACAAAGCCATGACTTCCGGAAAATATTATTATAAAGGAAATACAAAATGCAGATTGTGCCATAGGCAGTTTTTTATCGGCCGAAAAAAAGACAAGCACGATTTTGCGATGAAAACCCTTATAGAAACCGGTTACCAGGACAATCCCCGATGTCTAGTTTGCCACACTACGGGTTATGGGGTACCTAACGGCTTTATCAGCACAAAAGAGACACCAAGACTTGCCAACGTCCAGTGTGAAGGATGCCACGGACCTGGAAGTTTGCATATAAAGATAGCAAGAAAAACAAAAAAAGGTGGTGGTTTTCTCGCTGGACCGGAAAATCCGGCCGTACTCAAAAAAATGTGTGAAGCATGCCATACCGAAAGATGGAATAGATCTTATAAAAAAGAAAATTTTCATGAAGCATATAAAAAGTACCGTGATCCAAATCCAAATAAAAAAAAGAAAGATAAAAACAGCAGGCAATGA
- a CDS encoding GGDEF domain-containing protein, whose product MKNIKVFKKNSIIVWLVFLVVTLSAVSFYNYHIQKNILLKQMQSDAKDIVNSITAAIKRFHDIKSTMNLQKLVSDMSLGLDIFEFRYLKSDGVISNSMFEDEIGKIHDSKSFRKTMQGDMEFGKFFFETRDYVDVMAIYYPISMNNDLVGIIDLAVEVPQYALFGGQNPKSFLVNKQTDIMNLLKAIEGSIKNSISIFEETDIEDFLDRYVHSAENILQITVIDQNGTVVVSSNKELIGKRLSPVAFKNGQIAELNGRPVYRMLANEGILGGDENKKLMLLIDAAPYKKNEKRLLQTALITSAVALFIALFIARAIYRSAIEQSREEKERLERLVKERTKEIELLSKTDSLTGLWNRRYLEEMLEMEFKRARRYGHNISILIVDLDHFKHINDTYGHMAGDEVLRQVSERIHKSIRETDFVGRYGGEEIVVILPETDIKTAKIIADKIRHSIADKPVLFEEYTIKITASIGISNLQTEHKDYHEVFSEADEALYRAKKEGRNRVVVYKNRED is encoded by the coding sequence ATGAAAAATATAAAAGTTTTTAAGAAAAACAGCATTATAGTCTGGCTTGTTTTTCTTGTTGTGACCCTTTCAGCAGTCTCTTTCTATAACTATCATATCCAAAAAAACATATTGTTAAAACAGATGCAAAGCGACGCAAAAGATATTGTTAACTCCATTACAGCAGCAATAAAAAGATTCCATGATATCAAATCAACAATGAATCTTCAAAAGCTCGTTAGCGATATGTCACTGGGTCTAGATATTTTCGAATTTAGATATCTCAAATCAGACGGCGTAATAAGCAACTCCATGTTTGAAGATGAGATAGGTAAGATACACGATTCAAAAAGTTTTAGAAAAACTATGCAGGGGGATATGGAGTTTGGAAAATTCTTTTTTGAAACAAGAGACTATGTAGACGTTATGGCGATATATTATCCAATCAGTATGAACAACGACCTGGTTGGTATTATAGACCTGGCGGTCGAAGTACCACAATATGCCCTTTTTGGAGGACAAAATCCAAAATCGTTTCTTGTAAACAAACAGACAGATATTATGAATCTTTTAAAAGCTATTGAGGGATCCATAAAAAACAGTATTTCAATATTTGAAGAGACAGATATAGAAGATTTTCTTGACAGATATGTACACTCAGCAGAAAATATTTTACAAATAACCGTTATAGACCAAAACGGCACTGTCGTAGTAAGCAGCAATAAAGAACTAATCGGTAAGAGACTCAGCCCTGTAGCTTTTAAAAACGGGCAGATTGCCGAATTAAACGGTAGACCAGTTTACAGAATGCTTGCAAATGAAGGTATTTTAGGCGGTGATGAAAACAAAAAACTTATGCTGCTTATTGATGCGGCACCATACAAAAAAAATGAAAAAAGACTTCTTCAAACCGCTTTGATTACCAGCGCGGTAGCACTCTTTATAGCTCTTTTTATCGCCAGGGCTATCTATCGATCTGCAATTGAACAGTCAAGAGAGGAAAAAGAGCGTCTAGAAAGACTTGTAAAAGAGAGAACAAAAGAGATAGAGCTTCTAAGTAAAACTGACTCTCTGACAGGTTTGTGGAATCGAAGGTATCTAGAAGAGATGTTAGAAATGGAGTTCAAAAGAGCTCGTCGCTACGGGCACAATATATCAATATTGATCGTTGACCTGGATCACTTTAAACATATAAACGATACATACGGACATATGGCTGGTGACGAAGTTCTGCGTCAGGTAAGCGAACGTATTCACAAATCTATAAGAGAAACAGACTTTGTTGGCCGATACGGCGGCGAAGAGATAGTGGTAATACTGCCTGAGACAGATATTAAAACTGCAAAAATAATTGCGGACAAGATTCGTCACTCTATAGCAGATAAACCTGTTCTGTTTGAGGAATATACAATCAAAATAACTGCAAGCATCGGTATTAGCAATCTTCAAACTGAACACAAAGACTATCACGAAGTATTTTCTGAAGCCGATGAGGCTCTTTACAGAGCTAAAAAAGAGGGAAGAAACAGGGTCGTTGTATATAAAAACAGAGAAGATTAA
- a CDS encoding diguanylate cyclase, protein MKTYNTLFKGKEHFADFVKKNGIEDGEKTLIQVFCGIPKKKYIKSLIKDISDILPKSKLIGTTTAHEIFEEKVLRNSCIISISVFEDTIIKTLLLKGGDDLALGKSIAKSTICKKTKALIVFSDGLISDGEKIIKGIESVSKNINIAGGRAGDNGSLIETFVFDKNEIVNYGVVAASLNSDTLKAVTRYSLDWQPVGKEMKITKAEGNRVYEIDGKSVKDIYRKYLGDEIAQELPYSASEFPFIKKSADGTYIARAAIKVFDDGSLSFIGHLKKGDIVRFGFGNADMIITSSLENTKYISNTKPESIFIYSCAARLNLLQEDAAKEIAPFSNTAKTCGFFTYGEYYSSKDKNELLNMTMTILALSENSVNSYFYDKSSNKKNERNNLFQSKHFKLLKALTNLSNSVAKDLKEEQEKLEKLLKETQSLANKDYLTGLYNRHFFYQNAKRVLEKAKRNGKPLTVATIDIDKFKEINDTFGHKVGDRVLKETAKVLKKSLRSSDLYARFGGEEFCVLLEDLSYEDAVAVFEKMRKNFENNVITVNKKPFNCTISIGVFYGLCNDIDHMIAESDILLYKAKRRGRNRVVAQKADLFT, encoded by the coding sequence ATGAAAACCTATAATACTCTATTTAAAGGTAAAGAACATTTTGCCGATTTTGTCAAAAAAAACGGAATAGAAGATGGAGAAAAAACTCTTATACAGGTTTTTTGCGGGATACCTAAAAAAAAATATATAAAATCTCTGATAAAAGATATATCCGATATTCTACCCAAAAGCAAACTGATTGGAACAACTACCGCACATGAGATTTTTGAAGAGAAAGTTTTGCGTAATTCATGCATTATTTCCATATCAGTATTTGAAGATACAATAATAAAAACTCTCCTGCTAAAAGGAGGTGATGATCTGGCTCTTGGAAAGTCTATAGCAAAAAGCACCATTTGTAAAAAAACAAAGGCTCTCATAGTTTTCTCCGATGGTCTTATCAGCGATGGAGAAAAAATAATAAAAGGCATAGAGTCAGTTTCCAAAAACATCAATATTGCCGGTGGCAGAGCAGGAGACAATGGATCGCTAATTGAAACTTTTGTCTTCGATAAAAATGAAATAGTAAATTATGGAGTAGTAGCTGCATCACTAAACTCCGATACTCTTAAGGCAGTGACAAGGTACAGTCTCGACTGGCAACCTGTTGGAAAAGAGATGAAAATCACTAAAGCAGAAGGGAACAGGGTTTATGAAATAGATGGCAAAAGCGTAAAAGATATATATAGAAAATATCTTGGTGATGAGATAGCACAGGAGCTTCCCTATTCGGCATCAGAATTTCCATTTATAAAAAAATCTGCAGACGGTACCTATATAGCAAGAGCGGCTATAAAGGTTTTTGATGATGGATCACTCTCTTTTATCGGACATCTAAAAAAAGGTGATATCGTAAGATTCGGCTTTGGAAATGCGGATATGATAATAACAAGCAGTCTTGAAAATACAAAGTACATTTCCAATACAAAACCGGAATCTATTTTTATATACAGTTGCGCCGCAAGACTCAATCTTTTACAAGAAGACGCCGCAAAAGAAATCGCCCCTTTCAGTAACACCGCCAAAACCTGCGGTTTTTTTACATACGGAGAGTACTACAGCAGTAAAGATAAAAACGAGTTGCTCAATATGACTATGACAATTCTTGCTCTTAGCGAAAATAGCGTTAACTCATACTTTTATGATAAAAGCAGTAATAAAAAAAATGAAAGAAACAATCTGTTTCAAAGCAAACATTTTAAACTTCTTAAAGCATTGACCAATCTATCAAATAGTGTTGCAAAAGACCTTAAAGAGGAGCAAGAAAAGCTAGAAAAACTCTTAAAAGAGACCCAAAGCCTTGCAAATAAAGACTATTTGACAGGACTTTACAACAGACACTTTTTTTACCAAAATGCCAAAAGAGTGCTTGAAAAAGCAAAACGTAACGGCAAGCCGTTAACCGTAGCTACAATAGATATAGATAAATTCAAAGAGATAAACGATACATTCGGGCACAAAGTGGGAGACAGAGTATTGAAAGAGACTGCAAAAGTATTGAAAAAATCATTAAGATCCTCTGATCTTTATGCCCGATTCGGCGGAGAAGAGTTTTGTGTACTCCTTGAAGATCTCTCTTATGAAGATGCTGTTGCTGTTTTTGAAAAAATGAGAAAAAATTTTGAAAACAATGTAATTACAGTAAACAAAAAACCTTTTAACTGCACTATCTCAATTGGTGTCTTTTACGGTCTTTGTAACGATATAGATCATATGATAGCCGAATCAGACATACTTCTTTATAAAGCTAAAAGAAGAGGAAGAAATAGAGTAGTCGCTCAAAAAGCGGATCTTTTTACTTGA